A genomic region of Ictidomys tridecemlineatus isolate mIctTri1 chromosome 10, mIctTri1.hap1, whole genome shotgun sequence contains the following coding sequences:
- the Rrp15 gene encoding RRP15-like protein isoform X2: MAAAVQNSRVSAGKKLKNSLKKKKKMKMVARAVTAKLEDEGKDASDSEGSYESEKDHMSDDEAIEADNEDDVEPCDKEDENAAESSAGTNVGWADAMAKILNKKTPKSKPTILIKNKELEKEKEKLKQERLEKRKQLDKKREWEMMCRVKPDVVRDKETERNLQRIATRGVVQLFNAVQKHQKNVDEKIKEAGGSIRKRTKLISSVSKKDFISVLRGMDGSTNEKSSSGKNSKAKQFEVYFISTEDGNSC, encoded by the exons ATGGCCGCGGCCGTGCAAAACTCACGTGTGAGTGCGGGGAAAAAGCTGAAAaattccttaaagaaaaaaaagaagatgaaaatggTAGCCAGGGCTGTGACAGCGAAGCTGGAAGATGAGGGCAAAGACGCTTCCGACAGTGAAG gAAGCTATGAATCAGAAAAGGATCATATGTCTGATGATGAAGCAATAGAAGCTGACAATGAGGATGATGTTGAACCCTGTGACAAAGAAGATGAAAATGCTGCAGAATCAAGTGCTGGGACTAATGTGGGCTGGGCAGATGCCATGGCTAAAATCCTTAACAAAAAAACTCCTAAAAGTAAACCCACCATTCTCATCAAAAACAAAgagctggaaaaagaaaaagagaagttaaAGCAAGAAAGactagagaaaagaaaacag CTTGATAAGAAGCGGGAGTGGGAAATGATGTGCAGAGTAAAGCCAGATGTCGTCAGAgacaaagaaacagagagaaatctTCAGAGAATTGCAACGAG GGGTGTGGTGCAGTTATTTAATGCTGTTCAGAAACATCAAAAGAATGTTGATGAAAAGATTAAAGAAGCAGGAGGCTCTATTAGAAAGCGCACTAAGTTGATATCATCTGTTTCCAAGAAAGATTTTATTAGTGTTCTAAGAGGAATGGATGGGAGTACAAATGAAAAAAGTTCATCTGGGAAGAACTCAAAAGCCAAACAG